ATGTCTGCATTCTTCTCCGTTTTGGTGCGGTTGCAGGTAACCCAATTCCAGGGAGATGGATACTCCATTGGGATCAGCTGCAGCCTCCTCCTTGCCGACCCCTTCGTCTTGGCACGCTTCCTCAAGTCATGGACTCGAACCCACACCACCATGTTCGCCAATGGCCAGCTCACCAAGCCCCCCATCCACCTCTGCTATTCCCATACATCCGGCCACCCGCCTTGCCACAGCAACTCTAACTCGACTGCAATCTCTGCCACTGCCACCACCACCTTGTTCAAGGTCGCTCGGAACTCGTGCGCCACGAACGCCGCTGCCGCCACTTGCTTCCGGGAGGCCGCAAGAAAGCTCGGGACAAAGCCGGCGTCGAGTTACTCCCTCCTGATAAGCGATCGCGCCGTCTACCTGACCGTGGAGTCGGCCAACTTCGACGAGGTCGCCGGTGGCAGCGCAACGGAAGTGGCATGGCGTGACCAACTTGGGATCGAGGAGATAAGCCTCGTCGAGGCCACGAAACCTGTTCATGCGTCGTGCCGGATCGTGCCGTGTGCCGGCGAAACGCTGGTGGTGGTGATGCAACCATCAGACGAGGACGAGCTGATGGTTAGCGTCACGTCGCCGGCTGATAAGATGTAATTAAAGCAAGCTTGCGAGATCAAACCATTACGTCTAGTACTCTTCTGTCATGAAGAAGTCTTCATATGAAATATCTACTTG
Above is a genomic segment from Musa acuminata AAA Group cultivar baxijiao chromosome BXJ3-4, Cavendish_Baxijiao_AAA, whole genome shotgun sequence containing:
- the LOC135637287 gene encoding uncharacterized protein LOC135637287, whose translation is MPTMAAAAALKLVRIDSMQSAMPVRMTPPGRSRRISTATSLGPDVLQRRCQVVLYYSKVGHGEEAESPATVGAWMKESLSAVLLSHPVMAGRLRRDDEDRGCWEIKFNDCGVRLLQATAEVTLSEFLCSEDRDEREAKLAYWEDVNADNPNYSPLFFIQVTQFQGDGYSIGISCSLLLADPFVLARFLKSWTRTHTTMFANGQLTKPPIHLCYSHTSGHPPCHSNSNSTAISATATTTLFKVARNSCATNAAAATCFREAARKLGTKPASSYSLLISDRAVYLTVESANFDEVAGGSATEVAWRDQLGIEEISLVEATKPVHASCRIVPCAGETLVVVMQPSDEDELMVSVTSPADKM